Proteins encoded together in one Coffea arabica cultivar ET-39 chromosome 2c, Coffea Arabica ET-39 HiFi, whole genome shotgun sequence window:
- the LOC140035558 gene encoding uncharacterized protein — MESPRPRPDGGSSKGGWFRFRYDENQETPTDTRNVLLIVVALIAAVTFQAGVNPPGGVWQDDAGGHRAGRAIYADQKQAFYVFLIANTFALSTAILVIISLTYKFPFHLELWFATLSMFATYASAIFAIAPDESVRFRYVLSAAAVPFGIQALKKLYKRCLSSS, encoded by the coding sequence ATGGAGAGCCCACGCCCGCGCCCAGATGGTGGTTCTTCTAAAGGTGGCTGGTTCAGATTCCGGTATGACGAAAATCAAGAAACTCCTACTGACACAAGAAATGTGCTGCTCATTGTAGTAGCATTAATAGCAGCTGTGACCTTTCAAGCTGGGGTGAATCCACCAGGAGGCGTTTGGCAAGATGATGCAGGTGGGCATAGGGCAGGGAGGGCTATATATGCAGATCAGAAACAAGCATTTTACGTTTTCTTGATAGCAAATACCTTTGCACTTTCCACAGCAATACTCGTCATCATATCACTCACTTACAAATTCCCTTTCCATCTGGAGCTATGGTTTGCCACTCTGTCAATGTTTGCTACTTATGCCTCGGCAATTTTTGCAATTGCTCCCGATGAATCTGTCAGGTTTCGTTATGTGTTATCCGCTGCGGCTGTGCCTTTTGGGATTCAAGCGCTGAAGAAGCTTTATAAGCGTTGTTTGTCATCAAGCTAG